The Chitinophaga lutea genome contains the following window.
TCCGCTGAACGACGAGCAGTACAACAACTACAACGTGAACGATTATTTCCAGCCGGTGTCCGTCACCATGGGCGTTACGCTCAACTTCGGGCAGTGGGTGAAAGATGCGGGAAGAAGATAAAAACAAAGCGGGCTGACCTTTGAAAAGTCAGCCCGCTTTGTTATGTGTTGTGTCTTCTTATTTGATCCGGATCGCCACCGCATGCTGGCGGCCGCTTTGAGCGAGCGCCGCAGGCAGTTGCACCACTATTTCGTTCTGCACTTTTTTCCAGCTTAACTTCTTCTTGTCCCCTACCACGTTCATCGCCGCGCCTTTGCGCGGTGCGAAGCCGCTGAAGCGGATTTCGGCGGGCACGGCTTCTCCCTGTTCCAGCAGGTAGATCGCATATACGGTACCGTCTTTCTTTTGCGAAAAACATACTTTACCGCTTTTGTACGGAGCCACGGAACGGGTGTCGTAAATCGCCTCGCCGTTTACCTGCATCCACGCGCCGATGCTGTCGAGCTTGCGGTACGCTTCATCGTGCCAGGTGCCGTCGGGGCCGGGACCGATGTTGAGCAGGTAGTTGCCGCCTTTGGCGATGATGTCTACCAGGTTGTGGATGATGGTGTTCACGGGTTTGTATTGATCGTCCGGCACGTACGACCAGGAGCCGCCCATGGTCATACAGGTTTCCCAGGGATAGTCGAGCGGCTTTTCGGGGATCTGCTGCTCCGGTGTGCGGTAGTTTTCATACGGGCCGTGCACGCTCCTGTCCACCACGATCAGGCCGGGCTGGTGTTTGCGGGCCATCGAGGCGATGGCGGGCATGTTGATGTCCTGGTCCTGCGGCGGTGTTTTGCTCCAGGAGAGCGATTCTTTGGTTTGCATGCTCAGCGGCCGCACCCATCCGCCGTCGAGCCACAGGATGTCCACTTTCCCGTAGCCGGTCATCAGCTCTTCGATCTGGTTGTAGGTGAACTGCTGGAACTGTTTCCAGCGCTCGGGATATTTGGCCAGGTCGTAGCTGGGATTGCGGTCTTTCGGCGGAAAATAACGCCACCAGTAAGAATCCACGTTCCAGTCGGGTTTGGAGAAATAAGCGCCGATACGGATGCCTTCTTTCCGGAATGCCTCGAAGGTGGCTTTCGTCACGTCGGCGCGCGGGTCTTTACTGAAGGGTACGTTCGGGGCGGTGATCTTGTAATTCGATTGCCTGGTATCGAACATGTTGAAACCGTCGTGGTGTTTGGTGGTGAACACCATGTACTTCATGCCCGCTTTTTTGGCGGCGGCGGCCCATCTGGCCGGGTCGAACTTCACCGGGTTGAACGTGTTGGCGAGGGCTTCGTACTTCTGCACGTACTCGTAATAGGGGATGCCGGCGGGTTTGCGCTGGGTCCAGCCTTCGTCTTCCGGGCAGAGGCTCCACGATTCCACGATGCCCCACTGGGAGTAAGTACCCCAGTGCATCATCAGGCCGAATTTCCAGTTCTGCCATTCTTCCAGCTTCTGCAGCACCTGCGGGTCGGTTTCTTTCACGTAAGGCTCGTGCTGCGCCTTGAGGGCAAGGCCGGCCATCAACAGGCAGCCTGCCAGCGTTAGTTTTTTCATATTGTCACTGTTTTTCAACTTTGTAAGCAAGGGCCAGGTGCTGCACCTGTAACTGTTTTTTCACTTCTTCCGCCGTCAGTTTCGTTTGCACCGTCACCGTCGTTTCGCGGCCGGGCAGCAGGTCGAAATAATTGTCGGAGAAGTGGCTGTCTGCATCGCCATCCAGCAGCAGGTAAACGTTTCGCGCCAGCTGGCTGCTTTTCAGTTTCAGCGTAACGGCCCCTTTATTGTCCTCCACCGTTACGCCTACTTCCGTTGCGGGAAGCGGCATCTGGCGGGATGCAGCAAAATAAAACACATTATCGCTCAATACCTTGTTGTTCTTTAGCAGTTTGGTGTACAATATTACCCTTGTGCTGTCTGCGCCTTTGAGCAGCGCATCGCGGCGGATGCTGTGCTGCACGGCGCTGGTGTTCGCTTTGGCGGTCACGGGCGTTTGTTTTTCCCATAGCACGCGGCCGTCGAGGTCTGTCAACTGCATGTCGAGCAGCAGCGATTCGTTGCGGAGATGGTCGTTCACGATGTAGGTGGATACGCTCCCACCGTCCTGCACGGTGCTTACCAGCAGCGGGTTGTAGGCTTTTTTCACGAAGTACTGCATCGCCTTCCAGCGCCCGAAATAATCGATGCCGCTCCACGATGCGCCGGGCCAGCAGTCGTTGAACTGCCAGTACAGCGAGCCCATGCAGAACGGCATGGCCCTGCGGTGCGCTTCCATCCCCGTTTTCATGCCTTCGGCCTGCAATACCTGGCTGAGATAGAGGAACGCCGGAAAGTCTTTCGGCTGGTGATGATAATGGTCCATGTAAGTTTTGATCGCCGCATTGCCCCGCGTGAAGCTCTTCTGATGGGCCTGCATCACGAAGGAGTGAATGTCCCACTGGCTGCTGTCCGCATAGCGGCGAACGGTATGGATGTCGGGAAACGACTGGAAACCGTATTCGCTCATGAACCGCGGCACATGCGTGGCGAAGGCTTCGAACCATTCCATGCCGTGCCATACGCCCCAATAGTGGTTGTCGCCGTGCGAAAAGTCTTCTTTCCTGCCCCAGTTGCTGATCGGCGACGAAGGGAAATAAAAGCGGCCGGGGTCGTGGGTCTTCACCTCATCCCGCAGCAGTTCCCCAAACAATGTTTCGTATCCTTTCAGCATCGATGCCCATTGTGCGTCGGAATAGGCGTAACCGTCTTTCCAGCCCCAGTTTTTGATGGCCACGGCCACTTCGTTATTGCCGCACCACAGCGCCAGCGACGCATGGTTGCGCAGCCGCCGGATGTTGTAGGCCGCTTCCTCTTTCACCTGCCGCAAAAAAGCGGTGTCTGAAGGATACAGCGTGCAGGCAAACATAAAATCCTGCCATACGAGGATGCCTTTTTCATCGGCGAGGTCGTAGAACTGGTCGTTTTCATAAATGCCGCCGCCCCACACACGCACCATGTTGAAGTTCGATTCCTGCATGTCGGCGAACATCTTGCGGTAACGCTCCGGCGTAACACGGGGTAAAAAATTATCCGATGGGATGTAGTTGGTGCCTTTCATAAACACGGGGTGGCCGTTCACCATCACCGTGAAACTGGTGCCCTGCGCGTCTTTTTCGTTCTTCACCGTCACCGTTCTCAGCCCGATGCGCTGCTCTTGTTTTTGCAGCGTGTCTTTCCCCTGCATCACGGCCACGGTAACATTGTACAGCCGCTGCGCTCCCAGCCCGTTGGGCCACCAGAGCTCCGGTTTCCGGATGGTGAAAGGAATGTTGACGGTTTGTGTGCCGGCGGTCAGCGTATGGTTGATGGCGGCAGTGCCTTTTTCGTGTACGACGAGCAGGCGGTAAGTGCCTGCCTCCTGCACGTTCAGCGTGAGCGCGGCATTGAGGTTCGCCTGTTCGCTGTTCAGCGATTCCTGGCGCAGCCAGCTGTCGGCGAGCTGCACCTTGTTCCACGCCTTCAGGTATACCGGGCGCCAGATGCCGCTGGTAACGTAGCGCGGGCCCCAGTCCCAGCCATAATGGTAAGGCGCTTTGCGCGCGAAGATGCTCAGGGGAATGTCGCTGGCGTCGTTGCCCGCTGGATATACGAGCCGGCTCTCCAGGAACTTCGGCATATCATACGCGACGGGACTGTGAAAGAGAATGCGCAGCTGGTTTTTTCCCGCCTTCAGCAGCGGTTTCACGGCCACTTCTTTCCCCGCGAACATGTTCACCGCTTTCAGGATGAGCGCGTCGTTCAGGTACACATCGGCATAGGTATCGAGGCCGGTGAAGTCGAGCGACAATGCATCATGCTGCAGCTGGGCCCCCGTTACATCAAAAGAGCAGCGGTATTCCCAGTCTTTTTTATCGATCCATTGCAGCCCTTTTTCATTCGCGCCCTGGAACGGGTCGGGAATGAGGCGGTGGGCCAGCAGGTCGGTATGCACCGTGCCTGGCACAGTAGCGGTTCTCCAGATGTTTTCGTCGGTACGGCGGAACTCCCAGTTCCCCTTCAGTTCACTGTTTGTCTGTGCAAAAGCAGGCGTCGCCAGGGCGGCGAGCAGCAAGCTTTTCAATAAATTCCTCATAGTCCGTAAAAATACGGACAATAACCTTGCAAACCATTTACATTGTAATCAGTGGCATTCCCCCCAAATTCATTAAGTTTACCCCACCATGAAAAGCATCTGGCGCCAGATATTGCAATATCTCTACATCAAAAAAAGGGACCCGAACGATCCCGTCAACACCAACATCAAACTGATGCACGGGATGAACCGGATCTCGATCATCCTTTTCCTCATCGCTATCATTATTCTGATTATCAAGCTGATCAGGCGCTAACCGCGCCCACGATGGCTTCGGCGGCCTTGCGCGATGCGGTGCCGTCGCCCAGCAGGGTCCACAGCACGGCGTAATCGGCCTGCATCTGCCCGCGGCGGGCTTCGTCTTTGAGCAGAAGGGTCAGCTCCTTAAGGAGGTTTTCTTCGGTAAAGTCATGCTGGATCAGTTCCTTCACCACGGGTTTGTCCATGATGAGGTTCACCAGCGAAATGTATTTCACCTTGATCAGGTATTTGGCGAAGAAATAAGAAACGGGGCTTCCCTTGTAACACACCACTTCGGGAACGCCGAACAGCGCGGTTTCGAGCGTGGCGGTGCCGGAGGTGACCAGCGCGGCGGAAGCCTGCAGCAGCAGCTGGTACGTCTGGTTCTTCACGACCGATACGTTGGGGTACGCTTCGGTGAAAGGGCGGATGAAACTATCGTCGAGGCTGGGCGCCTGGGCCATGATGAACTGGTATTCGGGAAAATATTTCGCCATCGACAGCATCACGGGCAGTTTTTCCTTGACTTCCTGCTTGCGGCTGCCGGGCAGCAGGGCGATAATGGGTTTATCGGAAAAAGGCGGCGCGGGCTGTGCGACCTTCACGGCCTCGATCAGCGGATGGCCCACGTATTCCACTTCATAGTCCCACTTGCGGTAAAAGTCTTTTTCAAACGGCAGTATCACCAGCATTTTATCGACGTACTCCCTGATCTTTTTCACGCGGCCTTCTTTCCAGGCCCACACCTGCGGGCTGATGTAATACACCACTTTGAGCCCCTGCTGCTTCGCCCATTCGGCGATGCGCATGTTGAAGCCGGGGTAGTCGATCAGCACGAGCACATCGGGTTTCCAGGACTGTATGTCTGCCTTGCAGGCGTCGATGTTTTTGAAGATCGTGCGCAGGTTCATCACCACTTCGATGAAGCCCATAAACGCCAGGTCGCGGTAATGTTTTACTACGGTGGCGCCGGCCTGCTCCATGAGGTCGCCGCCCCAGCAACGGATATCGGCCGCAGCGTCGAGCTGCCTGATCTGTTTGATGAGGTTGCTGCCGTGCAGGTCTCCGGAGGCTTCGCCGGCTATGATGTAGTATTTCATCCGTTATCAGTTGATCTTTCAGCGTCCGGACGGCGCCATGCCGGCTTCATTCCTTCCGCTCAGATAATTTTAAGCAGCAAGATAACGATTGCGTACAATAATGTGATGAGGAAAATGCCGCGCGCAGTGAGATCGCGGCGTTTGCGGGTGTAGAGGTAAAACACCAGGCCGTTGGCCAGCAGGCAGATGCTGATGATCTTCGGGATGAGCTGTTTGTTGTTTTTCAGCATTACGAAAAAATCGGCAAGACTCAGATCACGGGGAAGAAAAACACCGAGGTAATAAATAAAAAAAGCAATGCCGGGGGTCAGAAAACCCAGCAGGATGCCCAGCGATAATTTGTCTTGTTTCAACATGGCAATAGGATTAGGCCTGGAAGCTCCATTCATCTTCCAGCTTTTTCTTCAATCGGAAATCGGTGAGGTCGAACTGTACGGGCACCAGCGAGGTGTACCCGTTGTCGAGCGCCCACACGTCTGTATCTTCACCGGCATCGAGGTTTTTAAATTCACCGGTGAGCCAGTAGTATTTTTTGCCCGTCGGGTCGCGGCGCTCGTCGAACTCCTCCACCCATTTGGCGTTGGCCTGGCGGGAGAGGCGGATGCCCCTGTACTGCGATGCTTCCACGTCGGGAATATTGACATTGAACAGCGTATGCGGCGGCAACGGCGTCTCGATCATCTTTTTGGTGACGTCGTGCGCTACCTGCCGGCAGATGCTGAGGTCGGCCTCGTAAGAATAGTTGAGATAGGAGAAGCCTACGGAGGGAATACCCTCTATCGCCGCTTCCATGGCGGCCGACATGGTGCCGGAATAGATAATGTTGATGGAATGGTTGGCCCCGTGGTTGATGCCGCTCACACAGATGTCGGGCACGCGGTCGAGTATTTTGTCGCGGGCCAGCTTCACACAGTCTACCGGCGTACCGGAACAGGTCCAGGCTTCGATGCCCTCAAAAATGTTCACTTCACTCAGGCGCAGCGGAAAACCCAGCGTGATCGCGTGGCCTTTTCCCGACTGCGGACTGTCGGGCGCCACTACCACTACCCTGCCCAGCATCTTCACCGCTTCGATCAGCGTTCGTATGCCCGGCGAGGTGATGCCATCGTCGTTCGTTACCAGTATCAGCTTCTGTTGCTTCACCATTTTACTTTTATCAACAAATTTACATGCTGCGATTTACAATTCCTCGCATTAACATTTATATAAACAACCGTTAAAGGTCGGCCTTCTTCATTTTACGCCAGCTGAGAAAGCAGAACAGCGCTATATATGCGCACGCCGTCAGGATGTACACGCTTACGTCGGGCGGTGGGGCCTGCTCCATCAGCTTCCTGAAAATCTTTCCTTCTCCGGGTAACAGCCTGTCCGTGCTTTCCATGGGCAGGAAGCCGCCCAGGTGGAACTTCACTTTGAAATCGAGCAGCCCGGCGGCCATGAACTCACCCACGTAACAGTAGAACACATAAATGGCGATGGCGATGCCGGAGCGTTTCATGAAGGTGCCCAGGAAAAATGCGGCGGACAGGTACGTGAGGCTCTGCAAAGCGGACCATAGGATGATGTGCAGGTTCTGCGATGCGTCGCCGCCATGCTGCATGCCGAATACCAGCGCGGTGAGCACCACCAGCAGGGTGATGTACAGCACCATCCCGATCATCACGCCGAACTTGGCGGCAATGAACTGGTCTCTGCTCCAGCCGTCGATGATGTTCTGCCGGATGGTCCGGAAGTTGTTTTCGTTCGTCAGCAGGATGAGCAGCAGGATGCCCATCACCGGCGTCATAAAGCTGGTCAGCCAGGCTACGGTTTCCCATACCTGGGGAAATGCGAACGGCGTTCCCCCGAACGGCAATTTCGCCAGCACCTGTTTGTTGATGCTCAGGTAAGCGGAGCAAAGCAACGGGGCGGCAGCGGTGAATATGGAGATGAGTATCCAGAAAGTGCGGTAGGCCTTCACTTTCAACCACTCTATTTTTAATAACTGTATCATGCGAAAAAAAAATTAAGGTGGGTGAAAGATCAGTTGGTGAGCTCGATGAAACGGGCTTCGAGGCTTTTGCGTTTAACGGCGAGGTAACTCAGCGTGATGCCGTTCTCGAAACAGTAGCGGTTCATCTGTTCGGCGGAGCGGCTGTCTTCGAGCACGACCTGGAAGCTGCCGTTGTGCCGGCGGATCGACTTGAGGCCGGGCAGGTTCCTGAGCACGTCTTCCAGCCT
Protein-coding sequences here:
- a CDS encoding beta-mannosidase, which codes for MRNLLKSLLLAALATPAFAQTNSELKGNWEFRRTDENIWRTATVPGTVHTDLLAHRLIPDPFQGANEKGLQWIDKKDWEYRCSFDVTGAQLQHDALSLDFTGLDTYADVYLNDALILKAVNMFAGKEVAVKPLLKAGKNQLRILFHSPVAYDMPKFLESRLVYPAGNDASDIPLSIFARKAPYHYGWDWGPRYVTSGIWRPVYLKAWNKVQLADSWLRQESLNSEQANLNAALTLNVQEAGTYRLLVVHEKGTAAINHTLTAGTQTVNIPFTIRKPELWWPNGLGAQRLYNVTVAVMQGKDTLQKQEQRIGLRTVTVKNEKDAQGTSFTVMVNGHPVFMKGTNYIPSDNFLPRVTPERYRKMFADMQESNFNMVRVWGGGIYENDQFYDLADEKGILVWQDFMFACTLYPSDTAFLRQVKEEAAYNIRRLRNHASLALWCGNNEVAVAIKNWGWKDGYAYSDAQWASMLKGYETLFGELLRDEVKTHDPGRFYFPSSPISNWGRKEDFSHGDNHYWGVWHGMEWFEAFATHVPRFMSEYGFQSFPDIHTVRRYADSSQWDIHSFVMQAHQKSFTRGNAAIKTYMDHYHHQPKDFPAFLYLSQVLQAEGMKTGMEAHRRAMPFCMGSLYWQFNDCWPGASWSGIDYFGRWKAMQYFVKKAYNPLLVSTVQDGGSVSTYIVNDHLRNESLLLDMQLTDLDGRVLWEKQTPVTAKANTSAVQHSIRRDALLKGADSTRVILYTKLLKNNKVLSDNVFYFAASRQMPLPATEVGVTVEDNKGAVTLKLKSSQLARNVYLLLDGDADSHFSDNYFDLLPGRETTVTVQTKLTAEEVKKQLQVQHLALAYKVEKQ
- a CDS encoding DUF6728 family protein; translated protein: MKSIWRQILQYLYIKKRDPNDPVNTNIKLMHGMNRISIILFLIAIIILIIKLIRR
- the lpxB gene encoding lipid-A-disaccharide synthase, which codes for MKYYIIAGEASGDLHGSNLIKQIRQLDAAADIRCWGGDLMEQAGATVVKHYRDLAFMGFIEVVMNLRTIFKNIDACKADIQSWKPDVLVLIDYPGFNMRIAEWAKQQGLKVVYYISPQVWAWKEGRVKKIREYVDKMLVILPFEKDFYRKWDYEVEYVGHPLIEAVKVAQPAPPFSDKPIIALLPGSRKQEVKEKLPVMLSMAKYFPEYQFIMAQAPSLDDSFIRPFTEAYPNVSVVKNQTYQLLLQASAALVTSGTATLETALFGVPEVVCYKGSPVSYFFAKYLIKVKYISLVNLIMDKPVVKELIQHDFTEENLLKELTLLLKDEARRGQMQADYAVLWTLLGDGTASRKAAEAIVGAVSA
- the surE gene encoding 5'/3'-nucleotidase SurE; amino-acid sequence: MVKQQKLILVTNDDGITSPGIRTLIEAVKMLGRVVVVAPDSPQSGKGHAITLGFPLRLSEVNIFEGIEAWTCSGTPVDCVKLARDKILDRVPDICVSGINHGANHSINIIYSGTMSAAMEAAIEGIPSVGFSYLNYSYEADLSICRQVAHDVTKKMIETPLPPHTLFNVNIPDVEASQYRGIRLSRQANAKWVEEFDERRDPTGKKYYWLTGEFKNLDAGEDTDVWALDNGYTSLVPVQFDLTDFRLKKKLEDEWSFQA
- a CDS encoding ABC transporter permease encodes the protein MIQLLKIEWLKVKAYRTFWILISIFTAAAPLLCSAYLSINKQVLAKLPFGGTPFAFPQVWETVAWLTSFMTPVMGILLLILLTNENNFRTIRQNIIDGWSRDQFIAAKFGVMIGMVLYITLLVVLTALVFGMQHGGDASQNLHIILWSALQSLTYLSAAFFLGTFMKRSGIAIAIYVFYCYVGEFMAAGLLDFKVKFHLGGFLPMESTDRLLPGEGKIFRKLMEQAPPPDVSVYILTACAYIALFCFLSWRKMKKADL
- a CDS encoding alpha-L-fucosidase, which encodes MKKLTLAGCLLMAGLALKAQHEPYVKETDPQVLQKLEEWQNWKFGLMMHWGTYSQWGIVESWSLCPEDEGWTQRKPAGIPYYEYVQKYEALANTFNPVKFDPARWAAAAKKAGMKYMVFTTKHHDGFNMFDTRQSNYKITAPNVPFSKDPRADVTKATFEAFRKEGIRIGAYFSKPDWNVDSYWWRYFPPKDRNPSYDLAKYPERWKQFQQFTYNQIEELMTGYGKVDILWLDGGWVRPLSMQTKESLSWSKTPPQDQDINMPAIASMARKHQPGLIVVDRSVHGPYENYRTPEQQIPEKPLDYPWETCMTMGGSWSYVPDDQYKPVNTIIHNLVDIIAKGGNYLLNIGPGPDGTWHDEAYRKLDSIGAWMQVNGEAIYDTRSVAPYKSGKVCFSQKKDGTVYAIYLLEQGEAVPAEIRFSGFAPRKGAAMNVVGDKKKLSWKKVQNEIVVQLPAALAQSGRQHAVAIRIK